In the genome of Salinigranum halophilum, the window CGTACATCCGCACGACTACACCGACCCCAACGGTGACGGTCACTACCACCCACCGCCGAACGCGGCGAGCGACGACGCCGACGTCGAAGCGTCCTGTATCACGGTCACGGAACTCGTCCTCGTCGCCCGTGCCGTCCATCAGTTGTGGCGGGCTGGGTACGACAGCGGGATTGTCGACCCGCTCAATGACGCGAACAACTCACCATAGCGGTAGTCGTGGGAACGGTCAGAGCTGGTCTCGCACTCACTGAGCGATCTGTTAGCTGTACGTGTCATACACCGAGCGTCCGGTTTGGAGTGTTTCGTACACGTTAACTGCATCAATATGGCCATATTCGTGTGCGAGAACGTTTCTGAACCCGATCGCGGAGACAATCGTGGTCATCGTCTGTTCGTTGATGACACCCTCTTCGTGCAAAACACGAACAGCCCCCGTGGCAGTCTAGCCCTCGAAGTCGAACGCGCGTGTTGCGATGTGTTGGGCGAGGGCAGAACACGCCTGTATCGCGTTCTCGAACATCCGTTCGACCGCACGCTGTTCGGTCGTACTCTCGACTTGGAGTGCGGCCTTCGCAATGTGGAAGACCCAATCGCGTACGTTGAGCAGTCGCCAAACGACACGGAGCAGGTACTCCACCCGTCTTGACAGCACCGTTCTGCGGAGATCGATCCTGGTCTCACCCACCCTGACTCAGCCGTGCGTGGGCCCTGGGATGGTCTCGACGACGAGGGCAGGGAGAGCAGCCGGGTCCATCCACGAGTGAAACCGACTGTGGAGTTCGAACTTTCTGAATTTGTTTTTGTGTGGCCAACTGTACGACGCAGGTGGTTCATCCGCTTCGACTCGTCTGTCCACGATGTCTTGAATCGTGTCTCGACTGAGCATCGATTCGCTCTCGGTGAGCCGTCTCGCCAGTCGCTGTTCGCGTTCGTCGGCATCGAGTTCTGAATCGAAGTAGTCGGAGAGCGTTTGCACGACGAGGTCGAAGTCGTGAGTAGGGTTCGGGTCGTAGTCACGAGCGTAAACGTAGGCTTTCTCGAAGAACGGTGGGTCGTCTATCTCTCCGAGTTCAGGTGCTTCACCACCACTGTCTTTCTCGTAAATAGCCACGATGTAGCTGCTGAACGCAGCAATTAGAGTGAACATGATGTCTTCGTCGGGCAGTCGCCGCGTTCGGAGCTGTTTGACGTCCCCGAGAATGACGGTGTACGCGCCGTACTTGTTGAGCTCGTGAGCAGTGCTTCGGAGACGGTATCGGTACGGCGAGCGATAGCTCCCGAGAATGAAATACGACGTGACCGGAGAACGAAGTGGCGTAATCTCGTGTGCGTCGAACTCGAGAATCGCATGAAGTTCTTCTTGCTCAAGGTCGATGCCGTCCCCGATTGCGTGGGTGACGTACTCGAAGAGTTGCGTGGCGTGTGGTGGCGGTGTGGGATCTTCCATCTTCCTACAAGGAGGGAATCCGACAACTACTGAACTAACCACGCTCTGACACTCAGCACGAATGCCGACCGTTATTTTTAATTTACGCTATTACTTACGTTTTGTTGGATGAGAGCCGACTTCGATATGGAGCGAGGCGGGCCACTTCACGAAGCCGTGAAGGAGTACGCCCGCGACCACGGGATACGCCACTCACGAGCGTACCCCGAACTCCTCCGCAAAGCACTCGAATCCGAAGGCTACGATGTCAACGACTCAGACAGCGAATAAAACACTGGAAGCCACGCTCGCACCACCCACGCGGTGCAAGGAGCAACGCCTCCAGCAAACGCTGTCTGAATACCGAGACGCTCTCAACGACGCCTTCGAGCAACACTGTACCACGATGAGCGCCACGAACGACGTGGTGACGCCGTACAACCTGCCGTACCAAGCGAAAGACGCCCTCAAATCCTACGTCCCGAAACTCCACAAGACGTACAACGCCAACGAGTTGGACGACGAACACCCGCTCAGGTTCGTGAATCGAGCCGGGAAGTTCGACCACGACTCTTCGCGTGAATACGAAATCTGCTGGGAAGTCCCCCAACCCGGTCGCGGAACCAACTTCTGGATACCACTCCGACTAAATCCCGATCAAGAGGAACTGTGGGACGAGATGCTCGATGACGAGTCGAGTACCAAAGTGGGTGAACTTCGCTTACAGAAACATCGGAAGACGTGGACACTCCACGTCACCGTCGAATACGAGATCGGAGACACTTTCGAACTGCCCGAGAATCCGACTCGGGTTGGGTTCGATATTGGCGAGTCGATGTTGGTCACGGGCTGTGCCCTCCACCACGACACTCCCACGAACCCACTGTTAATCAACGGGAAGGAGGCCAAGCGAATCCGCAAAGAGATGTTCACGACGCTCAAGCGCCTCCAAAAGCGAGACGCTTCTGAGTGGCGCGTCGAAGAACGCTTCTCGTACTACCAGAACCGACTCACAGACATCATCGAGAAAGCATCTCGTGAGTCAGTCGAGTACGCTCGTCAGTTCGAGAACCCTGTCATCGTGATGGAGGACTTGGCGTCCATCCGTGAGTCGCTGGACTACGGGAAGTATATGAATCGACGCCTGCACTCGTGGGCGTTCGCTCGATTGCAAGGACGTATCGAGGACAAGGCGAAGGATGCGGGGATTCCGGTTCGGTACGTTCACCCGCAGTACACGAGCAAGACGTGCCACTCGTGCAAGCACGTTGGGTATCGGCCTCGGCAAGCCGAGTTCAAGTGCAAGAACTCCGAGTGCCACGTATCGACGTTTCAAGCGGATATTAACGCGAGTGCGAACATCGCACGTCGCGTGGACCCGAGGGGAGAGAGCCTGCCGTGGAAACAGGCAGGCGATGACTCGCCACAGGACGGGAGCGGTTGTGACACCGCCACGACTCAGTGTGAGCAGAGCGTACCAGCGCAGATGAAACTCACACCGTTTCAAGAGTTGAAACCCACTGCCAGTGACGAGTAACTGGCATTCCCACCGTGTGGGAAGCCCCGTCGTTTACCGCGGGGAGGATGTCACGGCAGGTGTCCGCTCCGGCTATCGTATCTCTTGATCAATCTATGTTAAATATTCTCTCGTTCTAACACTGGTGTAGGTGAATTATTATGAGTGCTGGTCACCTACATCCGATAATGTCCGAACCCGCTGGCTCCAGTGCGAACGAACACATGCCCGACCCGTTCGGAGAGCAGCAACGCGTGTTCAAACTCCTCTCTCAGGATACGCGTCACAAGATTATCCAGATGCTCCTCGGGCATCCTGACCATCTCGCATCACTCGACGAACTCGTCTACATGACCGGCAAGAGCAGCGGTGCGATTCGAAACCAGTTGGACGAGTTAGAAGCAGCGGACATCGTCGATGTGTACCCACACCTCGAAAACATGGACGAACGCGAGTATCCCGCGAAGTTCTACGGATTTACCCCCCACGGCGTGCGGCTCTTGGCGCAGTACAATTACCTCTCGGGGCTCCCCGTGATGCGTGCCCTCTACGACCGAACGAAGAAGGACGAAAAGGTCGAGACCCATGAAGAAGCTCCACGCCCGTCACTCCCCGAGGTGGTCGAGAACGCGCTCACGTTCGACGAGTCTGGAACGCGTGTGGAAGAAGAGACGCCGACGCATGGGTCATGACGACTCGAGTCGCTGCGTGCCCGACGTTGCGCTCGTTGGCAGTGGTGACCACGGCGACGGAGTTGGGTGAATCGATACCGGCTTCGTCGAGATCGTCCTCGACACCGAGACTGGTCAACCACGCAGGCCGTCCTCCGCAATCCGGTCAATCACGTCGCGTTGCTGGCGACGAATCGTGTCACGTTGTTCAGCAAATGTCGTTTCAAGCTCTTGCGTGACCGTACTTCGTGGTCGGGTGTCGCCGTGTTTACGGTAGCCGGGCGGATTCGCCGTGTCGTCTTTCTGTCGTAGGTCGAACCATGACTGGAAAGCGTCGGAAAGTTCTTCGATGACTTTCTGACTGGATTGTGCGTTCAAGTCTTTCCAGCACGACTGGTTCTTCATGTACGATTTCAGCGAGCCTTCGTCTGGGATTTTACCAATTTCGTCCCATACGCGGTCGGCTGTCCATCGTGCGACGTTCCAGATTTTGGAGGCGGAGTATCCGAGCGAATCGAGGCCATCGCAGACCTGTTGCTGGTTCTTGATGGAACCAACGTAGGTGCGCGTGACCTGAATCGCCATACATAGCCTATGTCGAATTAGTTACTTAATGATACGGGTTGGCGTGGAATATCCGGCCAGAGTGTTGTCGGTGGGTTATGTAGGAGTTGTCGGATTCACTCCCGTCCCCAGAACGCTTCGCGTTCTGGTGTGCAAACGAGACGCGAAGCGTCTCGTTAACGCCGTAAACGGCGGGATTCTCTCCTCGAAGAAAGATAGATGGACACCATCCCCCGCGAGCACATCAGGGCGGTAAGTGTGGGGAGTTGACAGACACACACCACACTCGCGAGTGTAACGGTCGAAAGAGGCTGAATACTCATAAACACACACCTCCCTCGCGAGTGTAACGGTTGAAAGAGGCTGAATACTCACAGACACACACCATCCTCGCGAGTACATAAGGGCGGTATGTGTGGGGAGTCGACAGACACACACCTCCCTCGCGAGTGTAACGGTCGAAAGAGACTCAATACGCACACACCACACTCGCGAGTGAATATTCAGGGCATGCGGAGTCGATGACTCTCGTTTGATGACGAATACTCAGTGGTCCCCCTCACCCCATCCAGTTACACCCGCGAGGGAGGTGTGTGGCCCCAGTGACGATTCGAGGGATGCGAGAGTGAACCTCCAGTTGTCGTCAGATACACGCGCGAAGTGACCGGGGACAACTCCATCGAGAGTTCTCGCCTCTCGAGCCCTCAAATCCGTCAATCTGCCGAACCTACACACGCGAGGGACGTCCGGAGGTTCATGTACCAACCCGAAGGGAACAGTTCCCATGAGCGAGGACGACACCGACCGAGACCCGCTGTTTCGCTACGAGCAGCCACTCTTTGCTGACGAGCAACTTCTCAAGATTTCTCACCTCCCTGGCCCAGCGCGTATCGTCGGCCGAGACAAGCACATGCAAGACGTAGCGAACGCGCTCAACCCGGCTGTCTTCGGTCAGGAGCCAACGCATCTATTCATCTTCGGGAAGACCGGGACCGGCAAGAGTCTGACCTCACGAAGTGTGTGCCAACGGGTCGTCTCAGAAGCTGCTCGGGAAGGTGTCACGGTCAACACAGCGTTCATCGACTGTGGAGAGCAAAATACCGAGGCGTCAGTCATCAAGACCATTGCTCGGACGATCAACAACCCGAACGAGACAGGGTTCTCAGTGCCCGAGCGTGGCCTGGCAACCGGTGACTACTATGCGAGACTGTGGACGGTCCTCGACACGTGCACCGACGTGGCGATACTCATCCTCGACGAAATCGATATGCTCTACGACGACGAGGTCCTGCGGAAACTCTCTCGGGCCGGTGAAAGCCGACGCCTCTCTTCGTCGAATATCGGAATCATCGGTCTCTCGAATAAGATCGACTTTCCCGAGTACCTGACCGAACGCGTCACGTCGAGTTTCCCCCACGACGAACTCGTCTTTCCACCGTACGACGCACACCAACTCCGCGAAATTCTCGAGCATCGGCGTGACGCCTTTCACGACGGCGTCTTGGCGGATGACGTTATTCCGCTCACTGCAGCGCTCGCGGCACGAGAACATGGAGATGCCCGCAAAGCGATTGATATCTTGCGCAACGCTGGCCGGCTCGCGACGAAAGCTGGTGACGACCAGGTCACCGCTGAACACGTCCACGCTGCGAAGGAGAAGACAGAAGCTGATCGATTTGCCGAACTCATCGATGGTGCGCCGATGCAGGCGAAGCTCATTCTGTACGCACTGACTCTCCTGACGGAGTCCCGCTCGAAAGACGAGTTCCCAACGAAGGAGATCTATCGGACGTATCAGTCGGTGGCCGCAGCCGTCGAGATGCAGACCTTGTCCGAACGGCGCGTCCAAGAGATTCTCAAAGAGCAGGACTTCCTCAACGTGATTCAATCGGAAAAACGAGGTCGCGGCCGTGGCCGTGGCATGTATGCAACGCATCGGTTGCTCGAAGATGCCGAGGTGATCAAACGCGTGTTGCAGCGGGATTCGAGACTAGCAGAGCTGAGTGCGTAATCGATGTCGAGAATTGTTTCAGAATTACGGTACGGAATTGCTCGACGACGAGCGACCGACTCAGTGTACGTACCTCCGAGTTTGTCAGGAGAGACCCACGGAAAATAATACGGAACTGTCTTAACCAACATTCCACCCGGATTAGGACAATGTTGGTTAACCACGCTGAAGCGTATTCAGACGCATCTCTCTGCGCTTACAATGCAATGCTCGGATTTCTGCTTCGGACTGAGCGGAACGAGGGGCTGAGCGGTGGCTACTACGACGAGTACGAACGCAACCTCGACGAGGCGGTTGTCCTCGAAACTCGGGAGCAAATCGAGTCTGAGGCCCGGTGAGTGTGTGCCCGAAAGCACACGAAATGAACTCTGTGTGTATGGTTGAGGTGTGCTTCACCCGTGAGCCACGGGGGGAGACTCTCGCCCGTTCGGAGTGGCTGTGCGTCGACACCACGAACAAATACTGCTGGCGTCGGTGGAACAGGACGCACAGCGCACGGTCTCAGTGGTGCGAACCAGACGGCTAGCGTTATGTCATCGCTCGTGTTCGACACAGCCGATGGATGCCGTTATCGAAGCAATCCAACGCGGAATCCACGGTGAACTCGTCGGGAGCGGGCCGAAGACCGTCCAGTGTGACCTCACCAGCGATCACGGCCCGAATCGACTCATCGACCCCGCAGAGCCTGTGCAGTACGAACTCATCCGCGTCGTCGACATCCCGATCATCGAGCGGACAGTCTTGCCCTCCAAGACGTGGGTTCCCGACCTGTTGCGCTGTCCCGCCTGTGAGCGATCCAGTCTGGGAGAGCCGACCAAAGGGTACGACGAAGCCCTGGTCGAGCTCAGACTCTCAGACTCGGGCGACGGATACACCATCGACGCGACGGACCTCCGGGTACTCGAGTACTCGCCGGCGACTGATGGCGTGCACCAACCACACGTCCCCGAATGGATACTCAGGATCGCACAGCAACAGGTCGACCCCGGGCTCTACCGCGTCTCTCGACTGCAAACCGCCACTGAGGACCTCCACCGGGTAGGAGAACACGACCGTGCCGCACAGATTTCCGAACTCCTCGAGATTGCACGCGGGCTTACCGACGCTCGTGAGTGAGCGCTCAACAGGTGCGTGGCGGACCTCAGTCGACTGCTGGCGGACGCGCCCTGGTCGGGACTGGCCTCGCTGTGAGACACACGATTCAGTACGCGAGCACTGTGTCGCCTCGTGCTCACGAGAAGGGGACCGTAGATTTCGCGTGTACTCTCGGTGCGAGCTGTCGATACATCCCAGAGCGAGTGAGAGACATCGTGTATCCTAGCATCACTCGTCATACGAATGGGTACAGAGAGGAGATTTCGTCTGCTTTCACCTGCCAGGCAGCGTGGCGGAGCATACTGATTCGAGGCGGAAGAACACGGTCTCGGTCGTCGGCGACTGACAGGGAGCGTGACGACGGGCGTCTCTCGCTCGGTGAGGGGACGACGAGAGTGTGTAACAGTGTTAACCAACTCTTTTCGACAGTGTTGGTTAATTCTGCCCCATGCTGGATCGACTGTATAGCCTCCCACCGAGTGTGATATCCTCGCCCCACGCGATGTCGTGCCTCTCAACAGAGAAGCGCGAGCTGGTGCGGTGGACGACGTCGGGGGCGAGATGGGCCGCATCGGCTGAACGAGACATGGATGTTGGTCTCACCCACCTTGTCGTGACTCGCTGGCACGCATCCATCGAGCGCTAGTCAGACAGCGTGTCGACGATCGCTTGGACACGTCACTGTCGCGAGTGTAACACTTCTCGAAACGGAGACACCGATGCTGTCCTCGTTTTCACCGCCAACGCGAGGGTCGACGCCGTGAGTGAACGCGTCGACGAGGAGTCGGTAGCGGATCGACTAACTACGCTCGAAGAGGCAGTCGAGAGGCTCGAAGCACGACTAGACGCGCTCGAGACTGTCAGTGCCGAGATGACGAGTAAGGAAGAGAAGTACGCTGTCGTCCTGGAACTCGCGTTCGCAAAGCACACTGACTCGGAGACGGTCTCGGTCGGCCCGCACGAGATCCGAGAGTGTACCGACGTGTCGAGACGCTACGCCTACGACATGATCGACGCGATGGGGACCTCGATAGTGGGTTGTGAGGTCCGCGACTCGGACGTGGTGGAAACGATTACTGGCACCCGACGTCGTTCGAAGGCATTACTCGTTGATTGTACTGTCGTCCGAAGTCCCGAGTCTGTCACTCAGGCTTCGAATCCGGCTGCGTCGAACATGGAAGGCGCTGAGCCAGCAGCGACGTCAGCCGACGACGGCGGTGTCCCAACGGTGGTCGAGTTGGACGTGTTGACCGGACTGACGCCCCGCGGCTTCGAGGAGTACGTTGCGGACCTCTGGGGGGCACAGGGGTACAGCTGCCGTCTCACGAAACAGACTCGAGACAGCGGTGTCGACGTCATTGCCGAGAACGAGCGTGATCACGTCCTCATTCAGGTGAAACGGTACACAGAGCGTGACGTCGGTATCGAGACCGTTCAACGGGTCGCTGGTCTCCTGGTCGACGACGAGTTCGAGGCATCGAGGGTTATCGTGGTGACGACGTCCGGGTTCACTGCGGATGCGAAACAGCGTGGCGAGCGAATCGGTGCTCTTGAGCTAGTCGACGGGTCCGAGGTCGTTGCGCGTGGAAGAGAGCGGGGGCTCTCGCTTCACGGCGAAGACCATGGTTACGAAACAGAGCTGACGGACGAGCAGGTACTCTCCGTGTTGGATTGTGGAGAGCCTGTAACGACGGTTGAGGTGGCGGATGCGCTCGGGACCAATTCACGGTCGGTGCTGGTCAATCTCGAGTCGCTCGTGGAGACGGGGGAGGTTCGAGTTAAGCGAGTCGGGGATGAGTACGGAGTGTAGTATCGGTAGCGGCTTTGGGGGAATTGAATCGGAGACGAGTTCGATTCAACGAAGAGTCACAGCCTAATCGGGGTGAACCATAGCGACGTCCGATTGTGTTATAGTTTGAAAATTAATCGACAAATCGCAGGGTTTAGATTCAGACGAACCGTTTGTTTTCGAATCTCCGGAATCATCACACATGAAGACCCTCCGGAACGCCGGGAGCGTCGTCCTCGACAGAGAAGCCGTTTGTGAGTGGTCCGACCCGGACGGTCACACCC includes:
- a CDS encoding HepT-like ribonuclease domain-containing protein — protein: MHEEGVINEQTMTTIVSAIGFRNVLAHEYGHIDAVNVYETLQTGRSVYDTYS
- a CDS encoding RNA-guided endonuclease TnpB family protein produces the protein MSTTQTANKTLEATLAPPTRCKEQRLQQTLSEYRDALNDAFEQHCTTMSATNDVVTPYNLPYQAKDALKSYVPKLHKTYNANELDDEHPLRFVNRAGKFDHDSSREYEICWEVPQPGRGTNFWIPLRLNPDQEELWDEMLDDESSTKVGELRLQKHRKTWTLHVTVEYEIGDTFELPENPTRVGFDIGESMLVTGCALHHDTPTNPLLINGKEAKRIRKEMFTTLKRLQKRDASEWRVEERFSYYQNRLTDIIEKASRESVEYARQFENPVIVMEDLASIRESLDYGKYMNRRLHSWAFARLQGRIEDKAKDAGIPVRYVHPQYTSKTCHSCKHVGYRPRQAEFKCKNSECHVSTFQADINASANIARRVDPRGESLPWKQAGDDSPQDGSGCDTATTQCEQSVPAQMKLTPFQELKPTASDE
- a CDS encoding winged helix-turn-helix domain-containing protein, which encodes MSEPAGSSANEHMPDPFGEQQRVFKLLSQDTRHKIIQMLLGHPDHLASLDELVYMTGKSSGAIRNQLDELEAADIVDVYPHLENMDEREYPAKFYGFTPHGVRLLAQYNYLSGLPVMRALYDRTKKDEKVETHEEAPRPSLPEVVENALTFDESGTRVEEETPTHGS
- a CDS encoding Cdc6/Cdc18 family protein, which gives rise to MSEDDTDRDPLFRYEQPLFADEQLLKISHLPGPARIVGRDKHMQDVANALNPAVFGQEPTHLFIFGKTGTGKSLTSRSVCQRVVSEAAREGVTVNTAFIDCGEQNTEASVIKTIARTINNPNETGFSVPERGLATGDYYARLWTVLDTCTDVAILILDEIDMLYDDEVLRKLSRAGESRRLSSSNIGIIGLSNKIDFPEYLTERVTSSFPHDELVFPPYDAHQLREILEHRRDAFHDGVLADDVIPLTAALAAREHGDARKAIDILRNAGRLATKAGDDQVTAEHVHAAKEKTEADRFAELIDGAPMQAKLILYALTLLTESRSKDEFPTKEIYRTYQSVAAAVEMQTLSERRVQEILKEQDFLNVIQSEKRGRGRGRGMYATHRLLEDAEVIKRVLQRDSRLAELSA
- a CDS encoding restriction endonuclease translates to MSERVDEESVADRLTTLEEAVERLEARLDALETVSAEMTSKEEKYAVVLELAFAKHTDSETVSVGPHEIRECTDVSRRYAYDMIDAMGTSIVGCEVRDSDVVETITGTRRRSKALLVDCTVVRSPESVTQASNPAASNMEGAEPAATSADDGGVPTVVELDVLTGLTPRGFEEYVADLWGAQGYSCRLTKQTRDSGVDVIAENERDHVLIQVKRYTERDVGIETVQRVAGLLVDDEFEASRVIVVTTSGFTADAKQRGERIGALELVDGSEVVARGRERGLSLHGEDHGYETELTDEQVLSVLDCGEPVTTVEVADALGTNSRSVLVNLESLVETGEVRVKRVGDEYGV